One stretch of Arachis duranensis cultivar V14167 chromosome 1, aradu.V14167.gnm2.J7QH, whole genome shotgun sequence DNA includes these proteins:
- the LOC107474835 gene encoding peroxisomal and mitochondrial division factor 2-like, whose amino-acid sequence MEKELEQSRDATKAASVIAARAAELETELARLQHDSISDLRAAEETMAEAVELMKLLPEMESKVKLMEREVKFLKKDKSKSEEKIRNSEKKIGALEKKDIDERNKWTSVEEELREKIQEKENEVLELGQKTKEVESFANSKSSDMEEWVKEKLSLQEALKKSEEREKSLELFVARLKEEAGVAENMIIGLNQKVDTVNGGVNGNRVIARDEKRVKGLNVQWPVVAAGSTVVAAAAVIWFYFWLIHENNEYNGFLYGLTFIKPVNFDFLLKSWNTCWLLALSSEELKQNFVC is encoded by the coding sequence ATGGAGAAGGAGTTGGAGCAGTCGCGCGATGCAACTAAGGCCGCAAGTGTGATCGCCGCGAGGGCGGCGGAGCTGGAGACAGAGTTGGCGAGGCTCCAACATGACTCCATATCGGATTTGAGAGCCGCTGAGGAGACGATGGCTGAGGCTGTCGAGCTCATGAAGCTGCTACCGGAGATGGAATCCAAAGTGAAATTGATGGAGCGAGAAGTTAAATTCCTTAAGAAGGATAAATCTAAGAGTGAAGAGAAAATTAGGAATTCGGAGAAGAAAATTGGGGCTCTGGAGAAAAAAGATATTGATGAGAGAAACAAGTGGACTAGTGTTGAGGAGGAGTTGAGGGAGAAGATTCAAGAGAAGGAAAATGAGGTTTTGGAATTAGGGCAGAAGACTAAGGAAGTGGAGAGCTTTGCAAATTCAAAGAGCTCAGATATGGAGGAGTGGGTTAAGGAGAAACTGAGCTTACAGGAGGCACTGAAGAAGtctgaggagagagaaaagagcTTGGAATTATTTGTTGCTCGGTTGAAGGAAGAAGCAGGGGTGGCTGAGAATATGATCATAGGACTGAACCAGAAGGTTGATACTGTGAATGGTGGAGTGAATGGAAATAGGGTTATTGCTAGGGATGAAAAACGGGTGAAGGGTTTGAATGTTCAGTGGCCTGTGGTGGCAGCTGGTTCTACTGTTGTTGCAGCTGCTGCTGTGATCTGGTTCTACTTTTGGTTGATCCATGAAAATAATGAGTATAATGGTTTTTTATATGGTTTAACGTTTATCAAGCCTGtgaattttgatttcttgttgAAAAGTTGGAATACTTGTTGGTTGTTAGCACTTTCTTCTGAGGAATTAAAACAGAATTTTGTGTGTTGA
- the LOC107474843 gene encoding isoleucine N-monooxygenase 2-like: MCARHTNPNPLEFFNPAMESATTFMFMLFCVIPLFIKLLKHNDSTKKSKKPKLPPGPKPWPIVGNLPQMLANKPTFRWIQKIMNDLDTEIACIRLGNIHVIPVTSPSIAREILTKQDAIFASRPLNWSSEHASLGYLTTAITPFGEQWKKMKRVITNELVSPLRLQWLHEKRAEEADNLVRYVYNQCKNGNAQVDIRFAGKHYGGNLIRRLFFNKRYFGNGREDGGPGAEEVEHVEALLNVLNYLFSFSISDYVPLLREFDLDGQKEAMKKAINTLRKYHDPIIEERIHQWRNGTRTRQEDWLDVLVSLKDASSNPFLTVDEIKSQLMEVMMATIDNPYNNVEWVLSEMLNQPKLLQIAIEELDSVVGKERLVQESDISKLNYVKACLREGFRLHPIVDFNIPHVSMKDTFVANYFIPKGSYVLIRRQGIGQNPRVWKEPSKFKPERHLKKDGSNLTLIEPNLELITFSTGRRSCPGITLGSTMTIMLFARLVHGFSWIVPPNEPIIDLSELESDTTKAKPLVLLGKPRLPVEVYQ, from the exons atgtgcgCACGACATACAAATCCAAATCCTTTAGAGTTCTTTAACCCAGCCATGGAATCTGCTACCACCTTCATGTTTATGCTATTTTGCGTCATACCTCTCTTCATCAAACTCCTCAAACACAATGATTCAACCAAGAAATCAAAGAAGCCTAAGCTCCCACCAGGTCCCAAACCATGGCCTATCGTTGGTAACCTCCCTCAAATGCTTGCTAACAAACCCACATTCAGATGGATACAGAAAATCATGAATGATCTTGACACCGAAATCGCATGCATCCGTCTAGGTAACATTCATGTCATCCCAGTAACTAGTCCTTCCATTGCACGTGAGATTTTAACGAAGCAGGATGCGATTTTCGCATCCCGGCCGTTGAATTGGTCCAGTGAGCATGCCTCGCTGGGCTACCTAACAACGGCCATAACACCGTTCGGAGAGcaatggaagaagatgaagagagtAATCACCAATGAATTGGTGTCTCCTCTACGACTTCAATGGTTACATGAGAAAAGGGCGGAAGAAGCCGACAACCTTGTTCGGTATGTGTACAATCAATGCAAGAATGGCAATGCCCAAGTGGATATAAGGTTTGCAGGGAAACACTATGGTGGAAACTTGATTAGGAGGTTGTTCTTCAATAAGAGGTACTTTGGTAATGGTAGAGAAGATGGAGGACCAGGTGCTGAGGAAGTGGAAcatgttgaagccttgttgaatGTGCTAAATTaccttttttcattttctatttctGATTATGTTCCATTGTTGAGGGAGTTTGACTTGGATGGTCAAAAAGAAGCAATGAAGAAGGCTATTAATACCCTAAGGAAGTACCATGATCCCATCATTGAAGAAAGGATTCATCAATGGAGGAATGGGACAAGGACACGCCAAGAGGATTGGCTTGATGTTCTTGTCTCCTTGAAAGATGCTAGCAGCAATCCATTCTTGACTGTGGACGAAATCAAAAGTCAACTTATG GAGGTTATGATGGCAACAATTGATAATCCATACAATAATGTTGAGTGGGTACTTTCTGAAATGCTAAATCAACCTAAGCTACTCCAAATTGCCATTGAAGAATTGGACAGTGTAGTAGGAAAAGAAAGGTTAGTACAAGAATCAGATATTTCAAAACTCAACTATGTGAAGGCATGTTTAAGAGAAGGTTTTCGCCTTCACCCAATTGTTGACTTTAATATTCCTCATGTCTCAATGAAAGACACATTTGTAGCCAATTACTTCATCCCAAAGGGTAGTTATGTTCTTATTAGGAGACAAGGTATTGGCCAAAATCCAAGAGTTTGGAAAGAACCTTCGAAGTTCAAACCAGAAAGACATTTGAAGAAAGATGGGTCTAATTTGACTTTGATTGAGCCGAATTTGGAGTTGATAACTTTCAGCACTGGAAGACGAAGTTGCCCTGGAATTACACTTGGGTCTACAATGACTATTATGCTCTTTGCAAGGTTGGTTCATGGATTCAGTTGGATTGTACCTCCCAATGAACCAATCATTGATCTTTCTGAGCTTGAAAGTGACACTACAAAAGCTAAGCCACTGGTGCTACTAGGAAAGCCAAGGTTACCTGTAGAGgtttatcaataa
- the LOC107474849 gene encoding isoleucine N-monooxygenase 2-like, whose protein sequence is MMLSHPIFYFFFMLFGIILLYIKILKPNDSTKKAKKHRLPPGPKPWPIVGNIPEMLANKPTFRWIQKIMNDLNTEIACIRLGNIHVIPVTSPSIAREILMKQDAIFASRPLNWSSEHASLGYLTTAITPFGEQWRKMKRVITNELVSPLRLQWLHEKRAEEADNLVRYVYNQCKNGNAQVDIRFAGKHYGGNLIRRLFFNKRYFGNGREDGGPGAEEVEHVEALLSVLNYLFAFSISDYVPLLREFDLDGQKEAMKKAINTLRKYHDPIIEERIRQWKNGIRTHQEDWLDVLVSLKDANNNPLLTIEEIKSQLLEIMIATIDNPYNNIEWVLSNMLNQPKLLQIAIEELDSVVGKERLVQESDIPKLNYVKACLREGFRLHPIVDFNIPHVSMKDTFVSNYFIPKGSHVLIRRQGIGQNPRVWEEPSKFKPERHLKKDGSNLTLTEPNLDLITFSTGRRSCPGVTLGSTMTIMLFARLVHGFTWIAPPNEPIIDLSELENNTTKAKPLVLLGKPRLPGEVYQYIIQK, encoded by the exons ATGATGCTTTCTCACCCaatcttttacttctttttcaTGCTGTTTGGCATCATACTCCTCTACATCAAAATCCTCAAACCCAACGATTCAACCAAGAAAGCAAAGAAGCATAGACTTCCACCAGGTCCCAAACCGTGGCCTATAGTTGGTAACATCCCTGAAATGCTTGCAAACAAACCCACATTCAGATGGATACAGAAAATCATGAATGATCTCAACACTGAAATCGCATGCATTCGTCTAGGTAACATCCATGTCATCCCGGTGACCAGTCCTTCCATTGCACGTGAGATTTTAATGAAGCAAGATGCGATTTTCGCATCACGGCCGTTGAATTGGTCCAGTGAGCATGCCTCGCTGGGCTACCTAACAACGGCCATAACACCGTTTGGAGAGCAATGGAGGAAGATGAAGAGAGTAATCACCAATGAATTGGTGTCTCCTCTACGACTTCAATGGTTACATGAGAAAAGGGCGGAAGAAGCCGACAACCTTGTTCGGTATGTGTACAATCAATGCAAGAATGGCAATGCCCAAGTGGATATAAGGTTTGCAGGGAAACACTATGGTGGAAACTTGATTAGGAGGTTGTTCTTCAATAAGAGGTACTTTGGTAATGGTAGAGAAGATGGAGGACCAGGTGCTGAGGAAGTGGAACATGTTGAAGCATTGTTGAGTGTGTTAAATTACCTTTTTGCATTTTCTATTTCTGATTATGTTCCATTGTTGAGGGAGTTTGATTTGGATGGTCAAAAAGAAGCAATGAAGAAGGCTATTAATACCCTAAGGAAGTACCATGATCCCATCATTGAAGAAAGGATTCGTCAATGGAAGAATGGGATAAGGACACATCAAGAGGATTGGCTTGATGTTCTTGTCTCTTTGAAAGATGCTAACAACAATCCACTTTTGACTATTGAGGAAATCAAAAGTCAACTTTTG gAGATTATGATTGCAACTATTGATAATCCATACAATAATATTGAGTGGGTACTTTCTAACATGCTAAACCAACCTAAACTACTCCAAATTGCCATTGAAGAATTGGACAGTGTAGTAGGAAAAGAGAGGTTAGTACAAGAATCAGATATTCCAAAACTCAACTATGTGAAGGCATGTTTAAGAGAAGGTTTTCGCCTTCACCCAATCGTTGACTTTAATATTCCTCATGTCTCAATGAAAGATACATTTGTTTCCAATTACTTCATCCCAAAGGGTAGTCATGTTCTTATTAGGAGACAAGGTATTGGCCAAAATCCAAGAGTTTGGGAAGAACCTTCGAAGTTCAAACCAGAAAGACATTTGAAGAAAGATGGGTCTAATTTGACTTTGACTGAGCCGAATTTGGATTTGATAACATTTAGCACTGGAAGACGAAGTTGCCCCGGAGTTACACTTGGGTCTACAATGACTATTATGCTTTTTGCAAGATTGGTTCATGGATTCACTTGGATTGCACCTCCCAATGAACCAATCATTGATCTCTCTGAACTTGAAAATAATACCACAAAAGCTAAGCCACTGGTGCTACTAGGAAAGCCAAGGTTACCCGGGGAGGTTTATCAAtacattattcaaaaataa